In Micromonospora inyonensis, the genomic window GCGACGTCGGCGCGGCGCTCTGCCGGTCCGGGGTGGGCAAGGTGGCCTTCACCGGCTCCGCCGCGACCGGGAAGAAGGTGATGGCGGCCTGCGCCGAGTCGCTGACCCCGGTGCTGATCGAGGCGGGCGGCAAGGACGCGATGATCGTCGACCGCGACGCGGACCTGGACGCGGCGGCCGAGGCGTGCGTCTGGGGCGCGCTGACCAACGCGGGGCAGACCTGCATCGGCATTGAGCGGGTGTACGCGGTCGAGCCGGTCTTCGACACCTTCGTGGCCAAGGTGGTGGAGCGCGCCGGCCGGCTGACCGTCGGCGCCGACGACGCGGACATCGGCCCGATCACCATGCCGTCCCAGATCGACGTCATCCGGCGCCACATCGACGACGCGCTCGCCCGGGGCGGCCGGGCCGTACTCGGTGGCGCGGACGCCGTCCGGCCGCCCTTCGTCCATCCGACGGTGCTGGTGGACGTGCCGGAGGACTCCGCCGCCGTGCGGGAGGAGACCTTCGGCCCGACGCTGACCGTCAACCGGGTACGCGACGTGGACGAGGCGGTGGCCCGCGCCAACGCCGTCCCGTACGGCCTGGGTGGCGCGGTCTTCGGCCGGCGGCAGGCGGTGGCCGTCGCGCGGCGGCTGCGCTCCGGGATGGCCTCGGTGAACTCGGTGCTCTCCTTCGCCGGCATGTCCACCCTCCCCTTCGGCGGGGTGGGCGAATCCGGCTTCGGCCGGATCCACGGCGAGGACGGCCTGCGCGAGTTCGGCCGACCGAAGTCGGTCACCCGGCGGCGCGGCCCGTCGCTGCTACCCGTGATGACCTTCGAGCGGACCCCACGGGACGTCGCCCGACTGGTCAAGGCGATCAGGGTGATGTACGACCGCTGAGTCCGCCGGCACCGGCCGCCGGCCCCGCGTCGCTGGTGCCGGCCACCGGCGGTTCAGAACAGGGTGAGGTCGTTGCGCTCGATGCCGCGCAGCTTGTCGTAGTCGACGACCACACAGCGGATGCCCCGGTCGGTGGCGAGCACCCGCGCCTGGGGCTTGATCACCTGCGCGGCGAAGACACCGGCCACCGGAGCGAGCAACGGGTCCCGGTTGAGCAGTTCCAGGTACCGGGTGAGCTGTTCGACGCCGTCGATCTCACCGCGCCGCTTCACCTCGACCGCGACGGCACCCTGGTCGGCGTCCCGGCAGAGCAGGTCGACCGGACCGATTGCGGTCATGTACTCCCGGCGGACCAGGGTGAACCCCTCGCCGAGGGTCTCCGGGTTGGCGGCGAGCAGTTCCTGGAGGTGCGCCTCCACGCCGTCCTTGCGCAGCCCCGGGTCGACACCCAGCTCGTACGAGGTGTCCTGGAAGATCTCCTCCAGGGTGATCCGCAGCTCCTCACCGGCCTTGTTGACCACCCGCCACACGCCGGGGGCCTCCTCCAGCCGGCACGGTGGGCTCATCCAGTTCAGCGGCTTGTAGGCGCGGTCGTCGGCGTGGATGGAGACCGACCCGTCCGCCTTCACCATCAGCAGCCGGGTCGCCGCCGGCAGATGGGCCGAGAGCCGTCCGACATAGTCCACCGAGCACTTCGCAATCACCAGACGCACCCGACGAGGGTAGCGGAGCGACCGCCCGTCGCCACCGAGCACCACTGGCGCGCCGGTGCGATCCTGGACGGGTGTTCGAAATCCTCACCGGATCCGGCCTGGCCGCGTCGGCCGGACTGAACGCCTACATCCCCCTGCTCACCATGGGGCTGCTGGCGCGCTACACCGACGTGATCACCCTGCCCGCCGGCTGGCAGTGGCTCGGCGACGGTTGGGTCATCGCGATCCTGGTCGTCCTGCTGGCCGTGGAGGTGGTCGCGGACAAGGTGCCGGTGGTCGACCACGTCAACGACGTCGTCCAGACGGTGGTCCGCCCGACCGCCGGTGGGCTCGCCTTCGGTGCCGGCTCCAGTTCGGAGACGGTCACCGTCAGCGCCCCCGGCCACTTCTTCTCCTCCAACGACTGGGTGCCGGTCGCGGTGGGCGTGCTGATCGCCTTCGGCGTGCACCTGCTGAAGTCGGCGGCCCGGCCGGTCGTCAACGCCACCACGGCCGGTGTCGGCGCCCCGGTCGCCAGCACCGCCGAGGACGCCGCCAGCGTGGTGATGTCCGTGGTGGCGATCCTCGTACCGGTGCTGGTGCTCGTCCTCCTGGTCGGGCTGGTCGTCTTCGTCTTCTGGTTCCTACGTCGCCGGGCCGACCGTCGTCGGCGACGTCGCGTCCGGTCCTGACCGGCCCACGCGGACCCGGCACCCGGCCACGAACGGACCTTCGTCCCCGACGCGGCGGCACGTCGGGCCCCCTGGCGGACCGACGGGCGGAGCCGGCACTGCGATCATCTTCCGGTGTTCCTGAAGAAGATCCACGTCCTCCTGCTCGCCACCACCCTGATCGTCGTGACCGGGGCCGCCGCCCTCGCCTGGAGCGGTGACCAGCGGCGCACCGACGGCGGGGCCTGGGTCACCCGGGCGCCGGCCACGCCGGGCGCGACCGGCAGCGACCCCGCAGGACAACCGGCCCCGGGCGTCTCGGGCCGGCCGGGCGGGACGCCCGGAACCCCGGGACGGATCCCCGGCGCCACCCGACCCGGCACCCGGCCACCCGTGGTCGACCACGGACCCCGCACCGGCGACAAGGTCGCGCTCACCTTCGACGCGGACATGACGGACGCGATGCTCTACCAGTTGCGGACCGGACGGGTGCGGTCGTACGCGAACCTGCGGATCGTCGAGATGCTGGAGCGGGAGAAGGTGCCGGCCACCTTCTTCCTCACCGGCAAGTGGGTGGAGCGGTATCCCGACGTGACCCGGCGGCTGGCCGGAAACCCCCGCTTCGAACTGGCCAACCACAGTTACGGCCACCTGGCCTTCACGTCGGACTGCTACAACCTGCCCCGGATCCCGGCCGGCCAGATGACCTCGGACGTGGCCCGGACGTTCGAGCTGGTGGAGGCGTACGGCGGGCGACAGACCCGGTACTTCCGCTTCCCCGGCCTCTGCCACGACGGCGCCGCACTCGCCGCACTCGCACCGCTGGGCACGACCGTGGTCGACGGGGACGTGGTGAGCGGGGATCCGTTCGCCACCGCCTGGCGGCCGATCGTCCGGGCCGTGCTCAGCCAGGTGAAGCCGGGATCGGTGATCGTCCTGCACGTCACCGAGGCGAACGCGGCGATGACCGACGAGGCGTTGCCGCACATCCTCGCCGGGCTGGCCGAGCGCGGGCTGACCCCGGCTCCGCTGTCCGAGGTTCTCGGCGACGGGACGCTTGCTGCCGATCCCACCCAGCAAAGGTGATAAAGCCATAAAATACGGTCATACCGATTAGAGGAGACCGTGATGACCGGCGCCGTCGAAATGCCCCGTGTGGAGGAGTGCACCGTCAGCCGGTGCTCGTACAACGAGAACGGCTGTCACGCGTTCGCGATCACGGTGGGCAGCAGTTCCCACGCCCGCTGCCACACCTTCGTGGAGATGCCGGAACGGGGTGGGATCCAGATGCTGGTCGCCCAGGTCGGCGCGTGCCAGCGGGCGGACTGCCGGCACAACTCCGAACTGGAGTGCCACGCCCCGGGCATCCGGGTCGGCGAGGACAGCGCCGACTGCCTGACCTACGCGCCGGCCTGAACAGATGGTGACCGGGTTCAGCGCAGCGGGTACACGATCACGTCGGCGGTCAGCCGCAGCGATGCCGCCGGCGGGAAACGCAGGTCCTGGAAGAGGTGCTCCTTGTTGGTGACGGTGGCCGAGGAGGGCCCGGCGTAGGTGCGCCGGACATCGGGTGCGCACGGCACCGAGGGTGACACGCCCCGGCGGTCGGGCCGCCCGGCGCAGGTCGCACACTTGACGCATGGATGAGGAGCTGGCGATCTCGGTGCGGGGGCTGCGCAAGGCGTACGGCGACAACGTCGCGGTGGCCGGCGTGGACCTGGCCGTCCGCCGTGGTGAGGTGTTCGCCCTGCTCGGCCCGAACGGTGCCGGGAAGACCACCACGGTGGAGATCCTGGAGGGCTACCGGCAGCGGGACGCGGGCGAGGTGCACGTGCTCGGCGTTGATCCGGCGCACCCGTCCCCGGGCTGGCGGGCCCGGATGGGCATCGTGCTCCAGGGCACCGGGGAGTTCGACGAGCTGACCGTCGCCGAGGTGGTCCGGCACTTCTCCGCGTTCTACCCGCACGCCGACGACCCGGCGAAGGTGATCGAACGGGTCGGGCTGGCCGACAAGGCGAAGGCCCGCACGCACACCCTCTCCGGCGGACAGAAGCGCCGCCTCGACGTGGCGCTCGGCATCGTGGGCCGCCCCGAGCTGCTCTTCCTCGACGAGCCGACCACCGGCTTCGACCCGGAGGCCCGGCGCGAGTTCTGGGAGCTGATCCGGGACCTGAACGCCGCCGGCACCACCATCCTGCTGACCACGCACTACCTGGACGAGGCCGAGGCGCTCGCCGACCGGGTCGGGGTGATTGCCGCCGGCCGGCTGGTCGAGGTGGCACCGCCGAGCAGGCTGGGCAACCGTCAGGAGGCCATGGCGACGGTCTCCTGGCGTACCCCGGACGGGGTGGCGCA contains:
- a CDS encoding polysaccharide deacetylase family protein, with protein sequence MFLKKIHVLLLATTLIVVTGAAALAWSGDQRRTDGGAWVTRAPATPGATGSDPAGQPAPGVSGRPGGTPGTPGRIPGATRPGTRPPVVDHGPRTGDKVALTFDADMTDAMLYQLRTGRVRSYANLRIVEMLEREKVPATFFLTGKWVERYPDVTRRLAGNPRFELANHSYGHLAFTSDCYNLPRIPAGQMTSDVARTFELVEAYGGRQTRYFRFPGLCHDGAALAALAPLGTTVVDGDVVSGDPFATAWRPIVRAVLSQVKPGSVIVLHVTEANAAMTDEALPHILAGLAERGLTPAPLSEVLGDGTLAADPTQQR
- a CDS encoding ABC transporter ATP-binding protein; the protein is MDEELAISVRGLRKAYGDNVAVAGVDLAVRRGEVFALLGPNGAGKTTTVEILEGYRQRDAGEVHVLGVDPAHPSPGWRARMGIVLQGTGEFDELTVAEVVRHFSAFYPHADDPAKVIERVGLADKAKARTHTLSGGQKRRLDVALGIVGRPELLFLDEPTTGFDPEARREFWELIRDLNAAGTTILLTTHYLDEAEALADRVGVIAAGRLVEVAPPSRLGNRQEAMATVSWRTPDGVAQSAASATPTALVTELAARHGGEVPGLTVTRPTLEDVYLRMIGHR
- the nucS gene encoding endonuclease NucS; amino-acid sequence: MRLVIAKCSVDYVGRLSAHLPAATRLLMVKADGSVSIHADDRAYKPLNWMSPPCRLEEAPGVWRVVNKAGEELRITLEEIFQDTSYELGVDPGLRKDGVEAHLQELLAANPETLGEGFTLVRREYMTAIGPVDLLCRDADQGAVAVEVKRRGEIDGVEQLTRYLELLNRDPLLAPVAGVFAAQVIKPQARVLATDRGIRCVVVDYDKLRGIERNDLTLF
- a CDS encoding aldehyde dehydrogenase family protein gives rise to the protein MTVANAPGTPVVHDGRLVSTSPATGAEVGHLPLATAEDVHRAVERGRAAGAWWVGLGFTGRRARLLRWRALLAQRIEQFAELMHAEGGKPIADAVVEVVTAIEHIDWAARNAGRVLGPRRVRSRLILAEFSGHLEYQPYGVVGVIGPWNYPVYTPIGSAAYALAAGNAVVFKPSEYTPLVGQWLVDSFAEVVGEQPVFTAVHGLGDVGAALCRSGVGKVAFTGSAATGKKVMAACAESLTPVLIEAGGKDAMIVDRDADLDAAAEACVWGALTNAGQTCIGIERVYAVEPVFDTFVAKVVERAGRLTVGADDADIGPITMPSQIDVIRRHIDDALARGGRAVLGGADAVRPPFVHPTVLVDVPEDSAAVREETFGPTLTVNRVRDVDEAVARANAVPYGLGGAVFGRRQAVAVARRLRSGMASVNSVLSFAGMSTLPFGGVGESGFGRIHGEDGLREFGRPKSVTRRRGPSLLPVMTFERTPRDVARLVKAIRVMYDR
- a CDS encoding DUF1540 domain-containing protein, which encodes MTGAVEMPRVEECTVSRCSYNENGCHAFAITVGSSSHARCHTFVEMPERGGIQMLVAQVGACQRADCRHNSELECHAPGIRVGEDSADCLTYAPA
- a CDS encoding DUF4126 domain-containing protein, whose translation is MFEILTGSGLAASAGLNAYIPLLTMGLLARYTDVITLPAGWQWLGDGWVIAILVVLLAVEVVADKVPVVDHVNDVVQTVVRPTAGGLAFGAGSSSETVTVSAPGHFFSSNDWVPVAVGVLIAFGVHLLKSAARPVVNATTAGVGAPVASTAEDAASVVMSVVAILVPVLVLVLLVGLVVFVFWFLRRRADRRRRRRVRS